CCGTCGCTGCCGCCAAGTCGGGCGCGAAAGCAATCCACTGCGAGAAGCCGATGGCAGTGGGCTTCGGCGAGTGCAGAGCGATGGTCGACGCGTGCGATCGGGCTGGGGTGAAGCTCGTCATCGGGCACAACCACCGATGGGACGCGAACGCCCATCGAGCCAAAGAGCTCGTGGCGGAGGGCGCCATCGGCGAGGTCTGGGCGGTTTACGGCTACTGCGGGGATCGGGACCTGTTGGCGAACGGAACGCACGTCGTCGACCAGATACGCTTCTTGATGGATGACGCGCCGATCAAGACCGTCATCGGGCAGATCGACCGACCGTCGCCCAAGATCGACTTCGGACACGAGGTGGAGCACGGAGCCATCGGACACTTCTACTTCGAGAACGGCGTCCGAGCGATCATCGAGCAGGGAACGATGTCACCGAAGCCTTACGCGTTCCATATGGTCGGAACCGAGGGAGTCATCTCGATGAACGCGTACCCGGGGCGGTCGATGCAGATCATCAACCGGTCCGGGGAGGTCACGGTCGAACTGCCCTCGGTGAACCCCAAACGCATGGAAGTCGACGCCCTGCTCGCGTGGCTCGAAGGGGGCCCGCCCCATCCGGCGCGCGGCGAGAACTGCCTCGAGACCCACGAAGTGCTGATGGCGATCTACGCGTCCTCACGGCTGCATCGGGCGATCACGCTGCCCTTCGAGGGCGACGACTTCCCGCTGCTGCAGATGATCCGCGAGGGACTCGTACCGTAGCCGATGCCAACCGAGGGCGAGAACGACGAAGGCGGGCGCGG
This window of the Candidatus Poribacteria bacterium genome carries:
- a CDS encoding Gfo/Idh/MocA family oxidoreductase, with the protein product MASYRVAILGCGGIAQAHASAYQGRGGVSLVAGAEIDEERRRSFGDRFTIPAMYGDYRELLEREKPDIVSICTWPPLHAEMTVAAAKSGAKAIHCEKPMAVGFGECRAMVDACDRAGVKLVIGHNHRWDANAHRAKELVAEGAIGEVWAVYGYCGDRDLLANGTHVVDQIRFLMDDAPIKTVIGQIDRPSPKIDFGHEVEHGAIGHFYFENGVRAIIEQGTMSPKPYAFHMVGTEGVISMNAYPGRSMQIINRSGEVTVELPSVNPKRMEVDALLAWLEGGPPHPARGENCLETHEVLMAIYASSRLHRAITLPFEGDDFPLLQMIREGLVP